In Leishmania infantum JPCM5 genome chromosome 9, the following proteins share a genomic window:
- a CDS encoding putative ubiquinone biosynthesis protein-like protein has product MKNCMMADQRGRSILKHQPVVGDEALEFSRGLAPSTFGFRYAAYMDRNHFLPSGRTAVKHIADPTLAYVMTRYRQCHDFVHIITGCGRSIEEELAVKIFEWKHTGLPLGLLSLLGGAPRLAAAQWAHMRLYWEWASRNAPCSRHGEPAVPMYLNVPWEDMLAKEYDEVVAYTGITPLPQFLEKRQQH; this is encoded by the coding sequence ATGAAGAACTGCATGATGGCTGACCAGCGGGGCCGCAGCATTTTGAAGCACCAGCCTGTCGTGGGCGATGAGGCGCTCGAGTTCAGCCGCGGCCTCGCACCGTCCACCTTCGGCTTCAGGTATGCCGCCTATATGGACCGTAACCATTTCCTGCCAAGTGGGCGGACGGCGGTGAAGCACATTGCTGATCCGACTTTGGCGTATGTAATGACGCGGTACAGGCAGTGCCACGACTTTGTGCACATCATTACCGGTTGTGGTCGCTCGAtagaggaggagctggcggtgAAGATCTTTGAGTGGAAGCACACGGGCCTGCCTCTTGGGTTGCTCTCGCTGCTGGGTGGAGCACCGCGtctggcagcagcgcagtggGCACACATGCGACTCTATTGGGAGTGGGCCTCTCGCAACGCACCTTGCTCCCGCCACGGTGAGCCCGCCGTGCCCATGTATCTCAATGTGCCGTGGGAGGACATGCTTGCCAAGGAATACGATGAAGTTGTGGCGTACACCGGTATTACACCGCTGCCTCAATTCCTCGagaagcgccagcagcactgA